A window of the Branchiostoma floridae strain S238N-H82 chromosome 12, Bfl_VNyyK, whole genome shotgun sequence genome harbors these coding sequences:
- the LOC118428270 gene encoding uncharacterized protein LOC118428270 isoform X1 has product MEFSANIVLLAVLAACTVTEGAVRNIRSRGDTIPPGQPDSSQTEVGLTTATDAEGNCLYSYHVPVEASNLRPCPANTHSTVLAQLRADMAAQATAANTRITDLAAMVELLQESLAAQQRHIEALQRTAESQASSSHNRIPGVLRPYRLFGR; this is encoded by the exons ATGGAGTTTTCTGCAAATATCGTTCTTCTCGCCGTACTGGCCGCCTGTACCGTTACCGAGGGAGCCGTGAGGAACATACGGTCTCGGGGTGACACCATCCCGCCTGGACAACC CGACAGCTCGCAG ACCGAGGTGGGCCTGACCACAGCTACCGACGCGGAAGGGAACTGCCTGTACTCCTACCACGTGCCCGTCGAAGCCAGCAACCTCCGGCCGTGCCCGGCCAACACGCACTCCACGGTGCTGGCCCAGCTCCGGGCGGACATGGCTGCACAGGCCACCGCCGCCAACACACGGATTACCGACCTGGCCGCCATG GTCGAACTGCTCCAGGAAAGCCTTGCAGCTCAGCAGCGCCACATAGAAGCCCTGCAGAGAACTGCAGAATCTCAGGCATCCAGCTCACACAACCGAATCCCCGGAGTTCTGCGACCTTACCGTCTGTTCGGTAGATAA
- the LOC118428009 gene encoding nucleolar and coiled-body phosphoprotein 1-like: MSDTYEDTATQELGISDGDDADGEFDAPPDERAHSQLTVENVQEFERQMRRESDERSSRASRRTPVLTPINGKPRTPSAKGSLQGGKESPKPLPPIGVGSSSQVASDQQENKSSEKEESTVIGTEISERTATTSKSASAPRILSFRRESDLSQDAASSSQSVATKSQKPLVHQSAVDRSDVQLVTEATQTEWSWLEDMRSVGRASKEPSEIQSATLLSEIEEKKREMEATGPPKLKKRTGKKRRTSSLSHSSHRSRTSSISESEEEEIAEKSAPGSIPELRSQHTEHEIPMLDLSSSSEDENDFGYSMQNDMVSQEAMLPSIGPPAILEYQRETKKPDINFEQLQELKTATSDEEGGTGEGLFQGVCEYCQKKIKPIPTKEQLETGEPSQS; the protein is encoded by the exons ATGAGTGACACGTACGAGGACACCGCTACCCAGGAGCTGGGCATCTCCGACGGAGACGATGCCGATGGCGAATTTGACGCTCCGCCAGACGAGCGCGCTCACTCCCAGCTAACTGTTGAAAACGTTCAGGAGTTTGAGCGGCAGATGCGCCGGGAGAGCGACGAACGTTCGTCGCGTGCGAGTAGACGCACGCCGGTTCTCACCCCGATTAACGGGAAACCACGGACTCCAAGTGCGAAAGGGAGTTTACAGGGCGGAAAGGAAAGCCCCAAACCGCTGCCACCGATTGGTGTAGGCAGTTCTAGTCAAGTTGCTAGCGATCAACAAGAGAACAAGTCGTCAGAAAAGGAGGAGTCTACAGTCATTGGTACAGAGATCTCAGAGAGAACAGCAACTACAAGCAAATCTG ctTCTGCTCCCAGAATTCTATCCTTCAGAAGAGAGTCTGACCTGTCACAAGATGCAGCCAGTAGTTCACAAAG TGTTGCAACCAAATCCCAGAAGCCGCTCGTTCACCAGTCAGCAGTGGACCGGTCAGACGTCCAGCTGGTCACCGAGGCCACTCAGACTGAGTGGAGCTGGCTGGAGGACATGCGGTCAGTCGGCCGGGCAAGCAAGGAGCCGTCTGAGATTCAAA GTGCAACTTTGTTAAGTGAAATAGAAGAGAAGAAACGTGAAATGGAGGCTACAG GTCCACCCAAGCTAAAGAAGCGCACTGGTAAGAAGCGGCGCACATCTTCCCTGAGCCACTCCAGCCACCGCTCCAGGACCAGCAGTATATCAGAGTCAGAGGAGGAAGAGATTGCGGAGAAGTCCGCTCCTGGGTCGATCCCAGAACTGAGATCCCAGCACACAGAACACGAGATCCCCATGTTGGATCTCAGCTCCAGCTCCGAG GATGAGAATGATTTTGGCTACTCCATGCAGAATGACATGGTATCCCAGGAGGCCATGCTGCCCAGTATCGGCCCGCCCGCCATCTTGGAGTATCAGCGGGAGACCAAGAAACCCGACATCAACTTCGAG CAACTACAGGAGCTGAAGACTGCCACCAGTGATGAGGAGGGGGGTACCGGGGAGGGTCTGTTCCAGGGGGTGTGCGAATACTGTCAGAAGAAGATCAAACCCATCCCCACTAAGGAACAGCTAGAGACAGGGGAGCCTTCACAG AGTTAG
- the LOC118428270 gene encoding uncharacterized protein LOC118428270 isoform X2 — MEFSANIVLLAVLAACTVTEGAVRNIRSRGDTIPPGQPDPQTEVGLTTATDAEGNCLYSYHVPVEASNLRPCPANTHSTVLAQLRADMAAQATAANTRITDLAAMVELLQESLAAQQRHIEALQRTAESQASSSHNRIPGVLRPYRLFGR; from the exons ATGGAGTTTTCTGCAAATATCGTTCTTCTCGCCGTACTGGCCGCCTGTACCGTTACCGAGGGAGCCGTGAGGAACATACGGTCTCGGGGTGACACCATCCCGCCTGGACAACCCGACCCGCAG ACCGAGGTGGGCCTGACCACAGCTACCGACGCGGAAGGGAACTGCCTGTACTCCTACCACGTGCCCGTCGAAGCCAGCAACCTCCGGCCGTGCCCGGCCAACACGCACTCCACGGTGCTGGCCCAGCTCCGGGCGGACATGGCTGCACAGGCCACCGCCGCCAACACACGGATTACCGACCTGGCCGCCATG GTCGAACTGCTCCAGGAAAGCCTTGCAGCTCAGCAGCGCCACATAGAAGCCCTGCAGAGAACTGCAGAATCTCAGGCATCCAGCTCACACAACCGAATCCCCGGAGTTCTGCGACCTTACCGTCTGTTCGGTAGATAA